A window of the Salvelinus fontinalis isolate EN_2023a chromosome 26, ASM2944872v1, whole genome shotgun sequence genome harbors these coding sequences:
- the LOC129824157 gene encoding homeobox protein GBX-1-like, with protein MQRPGGQGTAFSIDSLIGTPQPRPGHLLYTGYPMFMPYRPLMIPQSLSHSHLPSGIPPLAPLASFAGRLTNTFCASLGQGMPSMVALTTTLPSFSDPPDSFYPPQELPGPRLSADPGTRRQESPHSDDLHGRDKGSDLLNFSETFQTIPGETKLYSSDDEKLDLKSADTACSDREDSSAVDSENESVSDGNNCGALSQKSKLKPGSQEALPPGSSVGKSRRRRTAFTSEQLLELEKEFHCKKYLSLTERSQIAHALKLSEVQVKIWFQNRRAKWKRIKAGNVNNRSGEPVRNPKIVVPIPVHVNRFAVRSQHQQIEQTRP; from the exons ATGCAAAGACCGGGCGGCCAAGGGACGGCGTTTTCGATTGACTCCTTGATAGGAACTCCGCAACCTCGCCCGGGACACCTGCTCTACACGGGCTACCCGATGTTTATGCCATACAGACCCTTAATGATTCCTCAATCTTTATCTCATTCACATTTACCATCTGGCATACCTCCTTTGGCGCCGTTGGCATCTTTCGCTGGACGTCTTACCAACACATTCTGTGCGAGTTTGGGACAGGGGATGCCGTCCATGGTGGCTCTCACCACAACACTGCCAAGTTTCTCCGATCCGCCGGATAGTTTCTATCCTCCCCAAGAGCTCCCCGGACCTCGGTTAAGTGCCGACCCTGGAACGAGGAGACAGGAGAGCCCACACTCAGATGATCTCCATGGAAGGGACAAGGGGTCGGATTTACTCAACTTCTCGGAAACTTTTCAAACTATACCAG GTGAGACTAAACTGTACAGCTCAGACGACGAGAAGTTGGACCTCAAATCAGCGGACACAGCTTGCAGTGATAGAGAGGACAGCTCTGCCGTTGACAGCGAAAACGAAAGCGTCTCGGATGGGAACAACTGTGGTGCTTTATCCCAAAAGAGTAAACTAAAACCCGGGTCGCAGGAAGCTCTACCGCCGGGAAGCTCAGTGGGAAAGAGCAGGAGGAGACGAACAGCTTTTACAAGCGAGCAGCTACTTGAACTTGAGAAGGAATTTCATTGTAAAAAGTACCTTTCGCTTACCGAACGTTCTCAAATAGCACACGCACTTAAATTGAGCGAGGTGCAGGTCAAGATTTGGTTCCAGAATCGTAGGGCCAAATGGAAAAGAATAAAAGCTGGCAACGTCAATAACAGGTCTGGAGAGCCCGTGAGAAACCCCAAAATTGTGGTCCCAATCCCAGTGCACGTCAACAGGTTTGCGGTGAGGAGTCAGCACCAACAGATAGAGCAAACAAGGCCATGA
- the LOC129824541 gene encoding ankyrin repeat and SOCS box protein 10-like: protein MSGGGSFVFTPMALRSLQRDEDMLERDKYKKQLASHQLNGYMLKKEARDRVGPAPTRSCTYVRPPAVCHDLVIQNAIYTGDADAVQRFFPRGVTSNLIIEPQGGDMRWVARGEGLWSLSYEQQLTTPLHITAGRGFVECLRHLLQRGASVDLAPGGTTALHEACQNGQPQCVKLLLSHGANSNALSEDGLMPLHLCTSPESLVCAKHLLQFGAAINGRSLNEDNTPLHVAAQNGLPGHTELYLHYGAALEKRNDDGLTPLNAACSQPQEKDDLERYTKVCQLLLTAGADVNTEDQDKQSPLHMACKNVNPDVVDHLLAHGACVNTMCYSGNAPMQNVLKVVAYKAAHKPERVVRSLLNHGSIRVWPGALPEVLKYCCVSPRTIEVLLNAYDRLKVTDDWVEAVSPEMFKEHKGFYESVFSLQQTPRSLQHLARWKFRNYLDGRVHKVVPQLDLPTFIKNFLLLEFRDYVH from the exons ATGTCGGGAGGAGGCAGTTTCGTCTTCACCCCCATGGCCCTGCGCTCCCTCCAGCGGGACGAGGACATGCTGGAGAGAGACAAGTACAAGAAGCAGCTAGCCAGCCACCAGCTCAACGGCTACATGCTGAAGAAAGAGGCCAGGGACAGGGTAGGCCCTGCACCTACGAGGTCCTGCACCTATGTTAGACCCCCAGCTGTGTGCCACGACCTGGTCATCCAGAACGCAATCTATACTGGGGATGCGGACGCTGTGCAGCGCTTCTTTCCCAGGGGCGTCACGTCGAACCTCATCATCGAGCCCCAGGGAGGGGACATGCGCTGGGTGGCCAGGGGGGAAG GACTGTGGTCTCTGAGCTATGAGCAGCAGCTGACAACCCCACTCCACATTACAGCAGGCCGGGGGTTTGTTGAATGCCTGAGGCACCTGCTGCAGCGCGGGGCCAGCGTAGACCTGGCCCCTGGGGGCACCACTGCCCTCCATGAGGCCTGCCAGAATGGCCAGCCCCAGTGTGTAAAATTGCTGCTGTCCCATGGTGCCAACTCCAACGCTCTCAGTGAAGATGGGCTCATGCCCTTGCACCTGTGCACCAGTCCTGAGTCCCTAGT GTGCGCCAAACACCTGCTCCAGTTTGGCGCTGCAATCAACGGGCGGAGCCTCAACGAGGATAACACGCCGTTGCATGTGGCGGCACAGAACGGGCTTCCGGGTCACACGGAGCTGTACCTGCACTACGGCGCCGCCCTGGAGAAGCGGAATGACGATGGTCTCACGCCACTCAACGCCGCTTGCTCACAACCACAGGAGAAGGACGATCTGGAACGCTACACCAAG GTATGTCAGCTGCTGCTGACGGCGGGAGCTGACGTCAACACAGAGGACCAGGACAAACAGTCCCCGCTCCACATGGCCTGTAAGAACGTCAACCCGGACGTGGTGGATCATCTTCTGGCCCACGGAGCCTGCGTCAACACCATGTGTTACAGTGGAAACGCCCCCATGCAAAACGTCCTCAAG GTGGTGGCCTACAAGGCGGCGCACAAGCCAGAGAGGGTAGTCCGCTCTCTGCTCAACCACGGCTCCATCAGGGTGTGGCCTGGAGCACTGCCCGAG GTGCTAAAGTATTGCTGTGTCTCCCCACGCACCATTGAGGTTCTTCTGAATGCGTACGACCGCCTCAAGGTCACAGATGACTGGGTGGAGGCTGTTTCACCTGAGATGTTTAAG gAACACAAGGGGTTCTATGAATCCGTCTTCTCCCTGCAGCAGACCCCTCGCTCCCTACAGCACCTGGCTCGATGGAAGTTCAGGAACTACCTAGACGGGCGCGTACACAAGGTGGTGCCACAGCTAGACCTGCCCACCTTCATCAAAAACTTCCTGCTGCTGGAGTTCAGAGACTATGTCCACTGA